A single region of the Geobacillus subterraneus genome encodes:
- the chrA gene encoding chromate efflux transporter translates to MTAKNRRAGDRRGSVFEVGITALRLGLTSFGGPVAHLGYFYEEYVKRKKWIDDKTYADLVALCQFLPGPASSQVGIGIGLMRAGVWGALAAWLGFTLPSAVALSLVAVWLQHASLGEAGWMHGLLLAAVAVVAQAVWEMARKFAAGRLEATLAVAAAIAVLLMPGAWSQVTVIAIAGAIGAIGRRKTLEPSLVGIPPFIRRSTGFLLLSLFAVLLVALPLARAWVHSPLWALFDSFYRAGALVFGGGHVVLPLLEAEVVPQGWVTADQFLAGYSAAQAVPGPLFTFAAYIGMAAFGWKGTLVATAAIFLPSFLLVLGAFPFWHWLRRQPRFQAALAGINAAVVGILLAALYDPIWTKAVNELADFAFVLVAFLLLAVWKWPAWAVVLVSFVGGWLRALFG, encoded by the coding sequence ATGACTGCAAAGAATCGACGGGCAGGAGACCGACGCGGCTCCGTCTTTGAGGTCGGGATCACGGCACTTCGCCTTGGCTTGACGTCGTTTGGCGGTCCGGTGGCCCATCTTGGCTATTTTTATGAAGAGTACGTGAAACGAAAAAAATGGATCGACGACAAAACGTACGCCGACCTCGTCGCTCTTTGCCAATTTCTCCCTGGCCCGGCCAGCAGCCAGGTCGGCATCGGCATCGGGCTGATGCGCGCCGGCGTCTGGGGGGCGCTGGCGGCTTGGCTTGGGTTTACATTGCCATCGGCGGTTGCGCTTAGTTTGGTTGCCGTCTGGCTGCAACATGCTTCTTTGGGAGAGGCGGGCTGGATGCACGGCTTGCTGTTGGCGGCTGTCGCGGTCGTCGCTCAGGCGGTATGGGAGATGGCGCGCAAATTCGCTGCCGGCCGCCTTGAGGCAACGCTTGCGGTCGCAGCGGCGATCGCCGTGCTTCTCATGCCGGGGGCATGGAGCCAAGTGACGGTGATTGCCATCGCAGGGGCCATCGGCGCGATCGGACGGCGAAAAACACTCGAACCGTCTTTGGTGGGCATCCCTCCTTTTATTCGTCGTTCCACCGGTTTTCTGTTGCTTTCCTTGTTTGCCGTGCTGCTTGTCGCGCTGCCGCTTGCCCGCGCTTGGGTTCATTCGCCGCTTTGGGCGCTGTTTGACAGCTTTTACCGCGCCGGGGCACTCGTGTTTGGCGGTGGGCATGTCGTGCTGCCGCTTTTGGAAGCGGAAGTGGTGCCGCAAGGGTGGGTCACCGCCGATCAATTTTTAGCCGGTTACAGCGCCGCGCAAGCCGTTCCGGGGCCGCTGTTTACGTTTGCTGCGTACATCGGAATGGCTGCGTTCGGTTGGAAAGGCACGCTCGTGGCTACGGCAGCGATTTTTCTTCCGTCCTTTTTGCTTGTGCTCGGCGCTTTTCCGTTTTGGCACTGGCTTCGCCGTCAGCCGCGCTTCCAAGCGGCGCTTGCCGGCATTAACGCCGCTGTCGTCGGGATTTTGCTCGCGGCGCTGTATGATCCGATTTGGACAAAAGCGGTGAACGAGCTGGCCGATTTCGCGTTTGTCCTCGTCGCCTTTCTTTTGCTTGCCGTTTGGAAGTGGCCGGCGTGGGCGGTTGTTCTTGTTTCCTTCGTCGGCGGGTGGCTTCGCGCGTTGTTCGGTTAA
- a CDS encoding SDR family NAD(P)-dependent oxidoreductase — MRFVNTVAVVTGGGSGIGRATAIRLAQEGATVVLVGRTAAKLEETVQDITRLGAPGTADRFAADVTDREQVRALAAYVQNQYGDLHVLVNNAGISTHTKWLELTEQEWDDVQRVNIKSVFLVSQTLAPLMIEGAKRERSNRAIVNVASLSGHQAGAHIPHYSAAKAGVINLTKSLALELAPYGIRVNSVSPGFVETPLTERGLQNERFVKAIERNTALGRVGAPEEIANVIAFLASSEASYMTGSDVLVDGGWLIK, encoded by the coding sequence ATGCGTTTTGTAAATACCGTCGCTGTGGTTACCGGAGGGGGAAGCGGCATTGGCCGGGCGACGGCCATCCGCCTCGCTCAGGAAGGAGCGACCGTCGTGCTTGTCGGCCGCACCGCTGCCAAACTGGAAGAAACCGTGCAAGACATCACGCGTCTTGGGGCGCCAGGGACGGCCGATCGGTTTGCGGCCGATGTCACGGACCGTGAACAAGTGCGCGCCTTGGCCGCATACGTCCAAAATCAGTACGGCGACTTGCATGTGCTCGTCAACAATGCCGGCATTTCGACCCATACGAAATGGCTTGAGCTCACGGAACAAGAGTGGGATGATGTGCAGCGGGTCAATATCAAAAGCGTCTTTCTCGTCTCGCAAACGCTCGCTCCGCTGATGATCGAAGGGGCGAAGCGGGAGCGCTCCAACCGGGCGATCGTCAATGTCGCGTCACTGTCCGGACATCAGGCAGGAGCGCACATTCCGCACTACAGCGCTGCCAAAGCCGGTGTGATCAACTTGACGAAATCGCTCGCCTTGGAGCTGGCCCCATACGGCATTCGCGTCAACTCCGTCTCGCCTGGCTTTGTCGAGACGCCGCTCACCGAGCGCGGCCTGCAAAACGAGCGGTTTGTCAAAGCCATTGAGCGCAATACCGCCTTAGGCCGGGTGGGGGCGCCGGAAGAGATCGCCAACGTCATTGCGTTTCTTGCCTCTTCGGAAGCGTCGTACATGACGGGCTCTGATGTGCTGGTCGATGGCGGTTGGCTCATTAAGTAG
- a CDS encoding ABC transporter ATP-binding protein, with translation MTVIIRMRNVSWMRGTRTILHGVNWEVKEGEQWAILGLNGSGKTSLLNIVTGYQYPTRGEVEVLGYRFGQASLPELRRHIGFVSSSLLDQFHDTLQTETVEDVILSGKFATIGLYDAVTDDDWARAESFIESFRLEAIKGKRYATLSQGEKRKTLIARALMTNPKLLILDEPTVGLDLLAREEMLSLIEQIAARPCHVLYVTHYIEEIVESITHVLLLQDGRIAAAGRKEEVLTDEQLSEAFRLHIRVHWEGGRPWVSVRR, from the coding sequence ATGACCGTCATCATCCGCATGCGCAACGTGTCATGGATGCGGGGGACGCGCACGATTTTGCACGGGGTCAACTGGGAAGTAAAAGAAGGCGAGCAATGGGCGATTCTTGGCCTCAATGGCTCCGGGAAAACATCGCTCCTTAATATCGTCACAGGCTATCAATACCCGACGCGCGGGGAAGTGGAAGTATTAGGCTATCGGTTTGGACAGGCGAGTCTGCCGGAGTTGCGACGTCATATTGGGTTTGTGAGCAGCTCGCTCCTTGATCAATTTCACGACACGCTGCAAACCGAGACGGTTGAAGATGTCATCCTCAGCGGCAAGTTTGCGACGATTGGCCTGTATGATGCTGTTACCGACGATGACTGGGCTAGGGCGGAATCGTTCATCGAATCGTTCCGCCTCGAAGCCATCAAAGGAAAACGGTATGCGACGCTGTCACAAGGGGAAAAGCGAAAAACGTTGATCGCCCGGGCGCTGATGACGAATCCGAAGCTGCTGATCTTGGACGAGCCGACTGTCGGCCTAGACTTATTGGCGCGTGAAGAGATGCTTTCCTTGATCGAACAGATCGCTGCTCGGCCGTGCCATGTGTTATACGTCACTCATTATATTGAAGAGATTGTGGAATCGATCACCCATGTGCTGCTCTTGCAAGACGGCCGCATTGCCGCCGCTGGGCGAAAAGAGGAAGTGCTGACCGATGAGCAGCTTTCCGAAGCGTTTCGCCTCCATATTCGCGTTCATTGGGAAGGCGGGCGGCCGTGGGTGTCCGTACGCCGCTAA
- a CDS encoding QueT transporter family protein, with translation MNVRTMATNGLIAAVYIAVTALIQPFGFTNIQFRVSELLNHLVVFRQTYAIGIVLGVFFANLFFSPIVAYDLVFGVGQSVLAFLITIVSMRYIKNVWARMAVNTLSFTVTMGLIALELKLALGFPFWLTWLTTAIGEFVVMALGAPIMYAVGRRLAPELFNSAHQGR, from the coding sequence ATGAACGTTCGAACGATGGCGACCAACGGTTTGATCGCCGCCGTGTACATCGCGGTGACGGCGCTCATTCAGCCGTTTGGCTTTACGAATATTCAGTTTCGCGTATCAGAACTATTGAACCACCTCGTCGTATTTCGCCAAACATACGCCATTGGCATCGTGCTTGGTGTCTTTTTCGCCAATTTATTTTTCTCGCCGATTGTTGCGTATGACCTCGTATTCGGCGTCGGCCAGTCGGTGCTGGCGTTTCTGATCACGATCGTTTCCATGCGCTATATCAAGAACGTTTGGGCGCGTATGGCGGTCAATACGTTGTCGTTTACCGTTACGATGGGTCTCATCGCCCTTGAACTAAAACTCGCGCTCGGCTTTCCGTTTTGGCTCACATGGCTGACGACGGCCATCGGCGAATTTGTCGTTATGGCACTCGGCGCGCCGATCATGTACGCTGTTGGCCGCCGCTTAGCGCCGGAGCTGTTCAATTCCGCCCATCAAGGCCGTTAG
- a CDS encoding ABC transporter ATP-binding protein has translation MLELTNVSVRYGSFTAIRDVTFFVKPGEIAVLLGANGAGKSTLFRTISGLHKPVQGEIRLDGERIDSLPPDRIVQRGIVQCAEGRKLFVRMSVYENLLMGAYVHRKDKEGIRRSLEHVYELFPILHEKRNEPAGSLSGGQQQMLAIGRALMSRPAVLLLDEPSVGLAPLIVEQMFATIKQINQEGTTILLAEQNAHAALSIAHHGYVFENGTIVASGTAEELLANDDVRKAYIGT, from the coding sequence TTGCTTGAGTTGACGAACGTATCTGTCCGCTACGGCAGCTTCACGGCGATTCGCGATGTGACGTTTTTCGTTAAGCCGGGGGAAATCGCGGTGTTGCTTGGCGCCAACGGGGCTGGGAAAAGCACGCTGTTTCGCACGATCAGCGGGCTGCATAAACCGGTGCAAGGGGAAATCCGCCTTGATGGCGAACGCATTGACTCGCTGCCGCCTGACCGGATCGTTCAGCGCGGCATCGTGCAATGCGCCGAAGGGCGCAAGCTGTTTGTCCGCATGAGCGTATACGAAAACTTGCTTATGGGCGCGTATGTTCACCGAAAAGATAAGGAAGGCATCCGCCGCTCGCTGGAACATGTATACGAGCTGTTCCCGATTTTGCATGAAAAACGAAACGAGCCAGCCGGATCGCTAAGCGGCGGCCAGCAGCAAATGCTTGCCATCGGCCGCGCGCTAATGTCGCGTCCCGCGGTGCTCTTGCTTGATGAACCGTCGGTTGGACTCGCTCCGCTCATTGTCGAGCAAATGTTTGCCACGATTAAACAAATCAATCAAGAGGGGACGACGATTTTGCTCGCCGAACAAAACGCCCATGCGGCGTTGTCCATCGCTCATCACGGCTATGTGTTTGAAAATGGAACGATCGTTGCTTCAGGAACAGCGGAGGAGCTGCTCGCCAACGACGATGTCCGCAAGGCGTACATTGGAACATGA
- a CDS encoding ABC transporter substrate-binding protein, with product MKKRKWPIAAMMTAVMALMLAACNSPTTNNNAKSGNGGGGDNVVNIGYSGPLSGPAAYYGERTLNGVKMAADEINKNGGFEVNGKTYQINVVSLDDKYLPNETAANAKRLVQEHHTPIIFTPHSGGVMALQVFNQTDNFLIAAYTSEPKITQTGNKLTIRIPPRYDGYIPTFTDYVMKRFGKKLAVLPTATQYGKDWTEKLLPYWEKQGGEVVYNTSIDFTKDTDFFTIITNALKEKPDVLFIGGPSEPTAKVVKQARELGFKGGFIVMDQAKLDEMKRVVGSYEMLEGAIGVMPLVESKEPGAPQFVENYRAKYNAEASSESAYNYLALYAFVEAMKAAGTVDDPAAIREHMNEGLKNIPKDKQVYVVPKVGDDGGFESKIIVAAVENGKVVPIELKK from the coding sequence ATGAAAAAAAGAAAATGGCCGATCGCGGCCATGATGACGGCCGTCATGGCGTTGATGCTTGCGGCATGCAACAGCCCGACAACAAACAATAATGCCAAAAGCGGTAATGGAGGTGGAGGCGACAACGTCGTCAATATCGGTTACAGCGGACCGCTTAGCGGTCCGGCCGCCTACTACGGGGAACGGACGTTAAACGGCGTGAAGATGGCGGCGGACGAAATCAATAAAAACGGCGGGTTTGAAGTCAACGGAAAGACCTATCAAATCAATGTGGTGTCGTTAGATGATAAATATTTGCCAAATGAAACAGCCGCCAATGCGAAACGGCTTGTCCAAGAACATCATACGCCGATCATTTTCACTCCGCACAGCGGTGGGGTCATGGCGTTGCAAGTGTTCAACCAAACGGACAATTTCCTTATCGCGGCCTATACGAGTGAGCCGAAAATCACACAGACCGGCAACAAGCTGACGATCCGCATCCCGCCGCGTTATGATGGCTACATTCCGACATTTACCGATTATGTGATGAAGCGGTTTGGTAAAAAGCTGGCTGTCTTGCCGACAGCGACGCAATACGGGAAAGACTGGACGGAAAAACTGTTGCCATATTGGGAAAAGCAAGGCGGAGAAGTGGTCTATAACACATCAATTGACTTTACGAAAGACACCGATTTCTTCACGATCATCACGAACGCGTTAAAAGAAAAGCCGGATGTCTTGTTTATCGGCGGACCGTCGGAGCCGACGGCGAAAGTGGTGAAACAGGCGCGCGAACTTGGCTTTAAAGGCGGCTTTATTGTCATGGACCAGGCGAAGTTGGATGAAATGAAGCGGGTCGTCGGCTCTTACGAGATGCTTGAGGGCGCGATCGGCGTCATGCCGCTCGTTGAGTCGAAAGAGCCGGGAGCCCCGCAGTTTGTGGAAAACTACCGGGCGAAGTACAATGCCGAAGCAAGCTCGGAGTCTGCCTATAACTACTTGGCTCTTTACGCCTTTGTCGAAGCGATGAAGGCGGCTGGCACGGTCGATGATCCCGCCGCTATTCGCGAACATATGAATGAAGGGTTGAAAAACATCCCGAAAGACAAGCAAGTGTATGTCGTTCCGAAGGTTGGCGATGACGGCGGCTTTGAATCAAAAATTATTGTTGCAGCAGTGGAAAATGGCAAAGTTGTGCCGATCGAGCTAAAGAAATAA
- a CDS encoding nitric oxide synthase oxygenase, which produces MKKAEQFITVSYRELGKSEKEMKRRLNEIRWEVEQTGTYSHTYEELSYGAKMAWRHSNRCIGRLFWQSLHVIDAREAATVDEVFSYLFHHIEFATNGGKIRPAITLFRPNGEVRIWNHQLIRYAGYETEEGTIGDPSSLTFTRACEQLGWKGEKTPFDVLPLVIQVGGQKPVWTPVPKELVLEVPIEHPQFPWFRDLQVKWYAVPIISDMCLEIGGISYMAAPFNGWYMGTEIGARNFADDNRYNMLPKVASCMGLDTSSNASLWKDKALVELNIAVLYSYKKAGVSIVDHHTAARQFQLFEQQENAAGRHVTGDWTWLIPPLSPATTHIFHRNYDNTTMLPNFFYQDRPYEQQRGEVQ; this is translated from the coding sequence ATGAAAAAGGCAGAACAGTTTATCACAGTAAGCTATCGAGAGCTTGGAAAAAGTGAGAAAGAAATGAAGCGGCGGTTGAACGAAATCCGTTGGGAAGTGGAACAAACCGGCACATATAGCCATACGTACGAAGAGTTAAGCTATGGGGCTAAGATGGCTTGGCGGCATAGCAACCGTTGCATCGGTCGCCTGTTTTGGCAATCGCTCCATGTCATTGATGCGAGAGAGGCGGCGACCGTCGACGAGGTGTTTTCTTATCTATTCCATCATATTGAGTTTGCGACCAATGGGGGGAAAATCCGGCCTGCGATCACGCTCTTCCGTCCAAATGGGGAAGTGCGCATTTGGAATCATCAACTGATTCGTTATGCCGGTTATGAAACCGAAGAAGGGACGATCGGTGACCCATCCTCTCTCACTTTCACTCGTGCCTGTGAACAGCTTGGATGGAAGGGGGAAAAGACGCCCTTTGACGTGTTGCCTTTGGTGATCCAGGTAGGCGGCCAGAAGCCCGTTTGGACACCGGTTCCGAAAGAATTGGTGCTGGAGGTGCCAATTGAACATCCGCAGTTTCCGTGGTTTCGTGATCTGCAGGTAAAATGGTACGCCGTCCCGATTATTTCAGATATGTGTCTAGAGATCGGTGGCATTAGCTATATGGCCGCACCGTTTAATGGGTGGTACATGGGCACGGAGATTGGCGCCCGCAATTTTGCCGATGACAATCGCTACAACATGCTTCCGAAAGTGGCCTCTTGCATGGGGCTTGACACCAGCTCCAACGCATCATTATGGAAAGATAAGGCGTTGGTCGAATTGAATATCGCTGTTTTATATTCCTACAAAAAGGCGGGCGTCAGCATCGTTGATCATCATACCGCCGCGCGCCAATTTCAGTTGTTTGAACAGCAAGAGAACGCAGCTGGCCGCCATGTCACCGGCGACTGGACATGGCTGATTCCGCCTTTGTCTCCGGCGACAACGCACATTTTTCATCGGAATTATGACAATACGACCATGTTGCCCAATTTTTTCTATCAGGATCGTCCATACGAACAACAAAGGGGAGAGGTACAATGA
- a CDS encoding alpha,alpha-trehalase has product MSRRLADILFALMALCGDGAMRVGMTVHLLQYDSNKRLQQAEEGKLLGVRIPEVTIKCPDPTIERVLSAIHQLWGQLTKTSPPYSKGELFSLPFPYVVPGGVYQQLFYWDSYFIILGLNVSKLYELARGVVNNFFYELKTFGMIPNSSELAHLSRSQPPLLTSMIEEVWRGDKEWLRLAYKWAKIEYKEVWMDKNTHYHPDIGLNKYYDRLESMLRVKGEAYLHFDEVYIPPAFWHERVEAESGWDYTGRFHRQCGYFIPVDLNALLYKYETDLAAFARLLSLENEANQWEQAARRRKDLMNRYLWNEPLGMYFDYHFPSGRQHRYYSLAAFYPLWARAASKRQAAEIVRHLPLFLQPGGLAASNIQTGFQWDFPNGWAPLHWIVIKGLQNYGYHREAQEIARRWIRLCTHVYVETGKLYEKYNVVDMSIRTVGRYPSQEGFGWTNAVYAKIAVDLLGCTVCLR; this is encoded by the coding sequence ATGTCACGCCGTTTGGCGGACATCCTCTTTGCGTTGATGGCGCTATGCGGTGATGGCGCTATGCGGGTTGGCATGACAGTCCATTTGCTGCAATATGATAGTAACAAGCGATTGCAGCAGGCGGAGGAGGGAAAGCTATTGGGCGTTCGCATTCCGGAGGTAACGATCAAGTGTCCCGATCCAACGATTGAACGTGTGCTTTCTGCCATCCACCAACTATGGGGGCAATTAACGAAAACAAGTCCGCCTTATTCCAAAGGAGAGCTGTTTTCTCTTCCTTTTCCTTATGTCGTTCCTGGCGGAGTATACCAGCAGCTGTTTTACTGGGACAGTTACTTCATTATTTTAGGGCTGAACGTTTCGAAACTATACGAACTCGCTAGAGGCGTTGTGAACAATTTCTTTTATGAATTGAAAACATTTGGCATGATCCCTAACAGTTCTGAACTCGCCCACTTAAGCCGCTCGCAGCCCCCGTTGTTGACGTCGATGATCGAAGAGGTATGGCGCGGAGACAAAGAGTGGCTCCGTTTGGCTTATAAATGGGCGAAAATCGAATACAAGGAAGTCTGGATGGACAAAAACACTCATTATCATCCCGATATTGGCCTCAATAAGTACTACGATCGTTTGGAGTCGATGCTGCGGGTAAAGGGAGAAGCGTATCTCCATTTTGATGAGGTGTACATCCCACCTGCGTTTTGGCATGAGAGAGTAGAAGCGGAATCAGGATGGGACTACACCGGCCGCTTTCATCGGCAATGCGGCTATTTCATCCCGGTTGATCTCAATGCCTTGCTTTATAAGTACGAAACCGACTTAGCAGCGTTTGCCCGCCTGCTATCCCTAGAGAACGAAGCGAACCAATGGGAACAAGCCGCCCGACGGCGAAAAGATTTGATGAATCGGTATTTATGGAACGAGCCGCTCGGTATGTATTTTGATTATCATTTCCCCAGTGGGCGGCAGCACCGCTATTATTCGTTGGCTGCCTTTTATCCGCTATGGGCCCGGGCTGCCTCCAAACGGCAGGCGGCCGAAATAGTCCGGCACTTGCCTTTGTTCCTTCAGCCTGGGGGACTGGCCGCCTCCAATATCCAAACCGGATTTCAATGGGATTTTCCTAACGGCTGGGCTCCGCTCCACTGGATCGTCATTAAAGGTCTACAAAATTATGGATATCACCGCGAGGCGCAGGAGATCGCCCGCCGCTGGATCCGGCTTTGTACGCACGTGTATGTAGAAACCGGCAAATTATACGAAAAATACAATGTTGTCGATATGAGCATCCGCACGGTTGGCCGCTACCCTTCCCAAGAAGGATTCGGCTGGACGAATGCGGTTTACGCCAAAATAGCGGTCGATCTCCTCGGATGCACAGTCTGCTTGCGCTAA
- a CDS encoding SDR family NAD(P)-dependent oxidoreductase: MRLNGKAAIVTGGASGIGRATAIRFADEGARVAVSDIDETGGEETVRLIRERGGEAIFVKTDVSHSKEVNDLVQTAIDSFGALHILFNNAGIGHSEVRSTDLSEEEWDRVIDVNLKGVFLGIKYAVPAMKASGGGAIVNTSSLLGMKGKKYESAYNASKAGVILLTKNAALEYGKFNIRVNAVAPGVIDTNIITPWKQDARKWPIISKANALGRIGTPEEVANAVLFLASDEASFITGATLSVDGGGLTF; this comes from the coding sequence GTGAGACTGAACGGAAAGGCCGCGATTGTCACCGGCGGTGCTAGCGGCATTGGCCGGGCGACGGCGATTCGGTTTGCGGATGAGGGAGCGAGAGTCGCCGTGAGCGACATTGATGAAACAGGCGGGGAGGAGACGGTTCGCCTCATTCGGGAACGCGGGGGCGAAGCAATCTTCGTCAAGACGGATGTGTCCCACTCGAAGGAAGTGAACGATCTCGTTCAAACCGCCATCGATTCGTTCGGCGCTCTACATATTCTTTTCAATAATGCCGGCATCGGCCATTCGGAAGTGCGAAGCACCGACTTGTCGGAAGAGGAGTGGGACCGGGTCATCGACGTCAATTTGAAAGGAGTGTTTCTCGGCATCAAATACGCCGTGCCGGCGATGAAAGCATCGGGCGGCGGAGCCATCGTCAATACATCGAGCCTGCTTGGAATGAAAGGAAAAAAATACGAGTCGGCCTACAACGCCTCAAAAGCCGGAGTCATTTTGTTAACGAAAAATGCAGCGCTCGAATACGGCAAATTCAATATTCGCGTCAACGCCGTCGCCCCAGGTGTCATCGACACGAACATCATTACGCCCTGGAAACAAGACGCGCGCAAATGGCCGATCATCTCGAAAGCGAACGCTCTCGGCCGCATCGGAACGCCGGAAGAAGTGGCGAATGCGGTATTGTTTTTGGCGTCCGATGAGGCCTCCTTTATTACCGGGGCGACATTGTCGGTCGACGGCGGCGGACTGACGTTTTAG
- a CDS encoding multidrug resistance efflux transporter family protein, protein MREMAIGLVASFFFAVTFILNRSMELAGGSWLWSSSLRFFFMVPLLFAIVLFRRNIGPVWHDIKRHPRVWITWGTVGFGLFYAPLTYAAAYGPGWLVAGTWQCTIVAGVLLSPLFTKTIETQNGTMSVRRPIEKRALFISLLILFGVVLIQFQQAGHLAWNEIVLGVFPVLIAAFAYPLGNRKMIEHCAGRLDAFQRVWGMTMASLPFWLIVALMGWLTSGVPSAGQTMQSFIVAMSSGVIATTLFFIATDRAKGNERKLAAVEATQSAEVMFAVIGEALFLSAPLPNGWAFVGLAVIIIGICWHSFESTRTVKHPSLPISTARRLKRIGGER, encoded by the coding sequence ATGAGGGAAATGGCCATCGGGCTTGTCGCTTCGTTCTTTTTTGCCGTCACGTTCATCTTGAATCGGTCCATGGAATTAGCTGGCGGCAGCTGGCTGTGGAGTTCATCGCTTCGCTTTTTCTTTATGGTGCCGCTGCTGTTTGCCATCGTTCTGTTCCGCCGCAACATCGGCCCGGTTTGGCATGACATCAAGCGCCATCCGCGGGTGTGGATCACCTGGGGGACGGTCGGATTCGGCTTGTTTTACGCGCCGCTCACCTACGCGGCTGCCTACGGGCCGGGGTGGCTTGTGGCTGGGACATGGCAGTGCACGATTGTGGCTGGTGTTCTGCTTAGCCCGCTGTTTACGAAAACCATTGAAACGCAAAACGGAACGATGTCCGTGCGCCGTCCGATTGAAAAACGGGCGCTCTTCATTTCGCTTTTGATTTTGTTCGGCGTCGTTCTGATCCAGTTCCAGCAAGCAGGCCATCTCGCATGGAATGAAATCGTGTTGGGGGTCTTTCCTGTACTGATTGCCGCGTTTGCGTATCCGCTTGGCAATCGGAAAATGATCGAACATTGCGCCGGGCGCCTTGATGCGTTTCAACGCGTATGGGGGATGACGATGGCCAGTCTGCCGTTTTGGCTGATTGTCGCGTTGATGGGCTGGCTGACATCAGGGGTGCCGTCGGCGGGGCAAACGATGCAGTCGTTCATCGTGGCCATGAGTTCCGGGGTCATTGCGACGACGTTGTTTTTTATTGCTACCGATCGGGCAAAAGGGAACGAACGGAAACTGGCCGCTGTGGAAGCGACGCAGTCCGCGGAAGTCATGTTTGCCGTCATCGGCGAAGCGCTGTTCTTGTCCGCTCCGCTTCCAAACGGATGGGCGTTCGTTGGTTTGGCCGTCATCATCATCGGGATTTGCTGGCATAGTTTCGAATCGACAAGGACGGTCAAACACCCGTCGCTGCCGATTTCAACAGCTCGGCGTCTCAAGCGCATAGGGGGAGAACGATGA
- a CDS encoding DMT family transporter: MKWLWMTMALAAGMAVSIQAGVNGGLGRRVGVLEGSFVSFLIGTIVLFLVQLFFGKGELIAMFSVPKWQLIGGILGAFYVFVMVLIVPKVGVANSLMAVVAGQLVMSSIVDHFGLFGGQRIPFDLTRFAAIGFLFLALWLFFRK, translated from the coding sequence ATGAAGTGGTTATGGATGACGATGGCTTTAGCGGCCGGGATGGCCGTCTCCATACAGGCGGGGGTGAATGGCGGCCTTGGGAGACGGGTCGGGGTGTTGGAAGGATCGTTCGTTTCGTTTTTGATCGGGACGATCGTGTTGTTTTTGGTGCAATTGTTTTTCGGAAAAGGCGAGCTCATCGCCATGTTTTCCGTGCCGAAATGGCAACTGATCGGCGGCATTCTCGGCGCCTTTTACGTGTTTGTTATGGTGCTCATCGTTCCGAAAGTCGGCGTTGCCAATTCGTTGATGGCCGTGGTTGCCGGGCAGCTCGTGATGAGTTCGATTGTTGACCATTTTGGTTTGTTCGGCGGGCAGCGCATCCCGTTCGATCTGACGCGCTTCGCCGCCATAGGTTTTCTGTTTTTGGCGCTTTGGCTTTTTTTCCGCAAATGA